The following are from one region of the Serinus canaria isolate serCan28SL12 chromosome 8, serCan2020, whole genome shotgun sequence genome:
- the FMO1 gene encoding flavin-containing monooxygenase 1 isoform X3, translating into MRVAVVGAGVSGLAATKCCLDEGLEPTCFEQSQDIGGLWRYTEHIEAGRPSLYASVISNTSKEMSAFSDFPFPEHFPAFLPNALLLDYLRRYTEHFGLREHIRFGSTVVSIRKRPDFATTGQWEVVTEAGGKQTSYVFDAVMVCSGSFSEPSLPLQCFPGIERFRGQRFHSRQYKHPDVFQGKRVLVVGMGNTGVDIAVEASRVAAKVTISTTRGAWLLSRVSEHGYPWDMILNTRLMTLIKTKLPAPLSWRLINYKVNQWFNHENYGLQPENSWLVREPLVNDELPSYILTGRITIRPGVKEFKDSSVLFHNCPEEEPIDVVVFSTGYTISFPFLEESIIRVENKHMSLYKYVFPPRLQKPTLAVLGVIKPFGAIMPVAEMQARWVSRVFKGLCQLPPQAVMEKEVNEKKKNQIQC; encoded by the exons atgAGAGTGGCCGTGGTGGGTGCGGGGGTCAGCGGGCTGGCAGCCACCAAGTGCTGCCTGGACGAGGGGCTGGAGCCCACCTGCTTCGAGCAGAGTCAGGACATCGGGGGGCTCTGGCGCTACACG GAGCACATCGAGGCCGGCCGGCCCAGCCTGTACGCGTCAGTCATCAGCAACACCTCCAAGGAGATGTCTGCCTTCTCTGACTTCCCCTTCCCCGAGCACTTCCCTGCGTTCCTGCCCAATGCCCTGCTCCTGGACTACCTCCGGCGCTACACCGAGCACTTCGGCCTGCGGGAGCACATCAGATTTGGG AGCACCGTTGTCAGCATCCGTAAGCGCCCCGACTTTGCCACCACGGGCCAGTGGGAAGTGGTCACGGAGGCAGGGGGGAAGCAGACATCATATGTCTTTGATGCTGTTATGGTTTGCAGCGGCAGTTTCTCGGAGCCATCCCTCCCCCTGCAGTGTTTTCCCG GCATCGAGAGGTTCCGAGGGCAGCGCTTCCACAGCAGGCAGTACAAGCATCCTGACGTGTTCCAGGGCAAGCGTGTCCTCGTGGTGGGCATGGGCAACACAGGAGTGGACATCGCCGTGGAGGCCAGTCGTGTCGCTGCAAAG GTGACCATCAGCACCACTCGAGGAGCCTGGCTGCTCAGCCGTGTGTCTGAGCACGGCTACCCCTGGGATATGATTTTAAACACTCGCCTCATGACCCTGATCAAAACCAAACTCCCCGCACCCCTTTCATGGCGGTTGATTAATTACAAGGTGAACCAGTGGTTCAACCACGAAAACTATGGCCTTCAGCCAGAGAACAG CTGGCTGGTGCGGGAGCCCTTGGTGAACGACGAGCTCCCGAGCTACATCCTGACAGGCAGGATCACCATCAGGCCGGGGGTGAAGGAGTTCAAGGACAGCTCAGTCCTGTTCCACAACTGCCCTGAGGAGGAGCCCATCGATGTCGTTGTCTTCAGCACGGGCTACAccatctccttccccttcctggaAGAATCCATCATCAGGGTGGAGAACAAGCACATGTCCCTCTACAAATACGTGTTCCCACCCCGGCTGCAGAAGCCCACCCTGGCTGTCCTTGGGGTGATTAAGCCCTTTGGAGCCATCATGCCCGTGGCAGAGATGCAGGCACGCTGGGTGAGCCGTGTCTTCAAAG gCTTGTGTCAGTTGCCTCCCCAGGCTGTCATGGAGAAGGAAGTaaatgagaagaagaaaaaccaaatcCAATG
- the FMO1 gene encoding flavin-containing monooxygenase 1 isoform X4, with product MRVAVVGAGVSGLAATKCCLDEGLEPTCFEQSQDIGGLWRYTEHIEAGRPSLYASVISNTSKEMSAFSDFPFPEHFPAFLPNALLLDYLRRYTEHFGLREHIRFGSTVVSIRKRPDFATTGQWEVVTEAGGKQTSYVFDAVMVCSGSFSEPSLPLQCFPGIERFRGQRFHSRQYKHPDVFQGKRVLVVGMGNTGVDIAVEASRVAAKVTISTTRGAWLLSRVSEHGYPWDMILNTRLMTLIKTKLPAPLSWRLINYKVNQWFNHENYGLQPENSWLVREPLVNDELPSYILTGRITIRPGVKEFKDSSVLFHNCPEEEPIDVVVFSTGYTISFPFLEESIIRVENKHMSLYKYVFPPRLQKPTLAVLGVIKPFGAIMPVAEMQARWVSRVFKGRAAKACVSCLPRLSWRRK from the exons atgAGAGTGGCCGTGGTGGGTGCGGGGGTCAGCGGGCTGGCAGCCACCAAGTGCTGCCTGGACGAGGGGCTGGAGCCCACCTGCTTCGAGCAGAGTCAGGACATCGGGGGGCTCTGGCGCTACACG GAGCACATCGAGGCCGGCCGGCCCAGCCTGTACGCGTCAGTCATCAGCAACACCTCCAAGGAGATGTCTGCCTTCTCTGACTTCCCCTTCCCCGAGCACTTCCCTGCGTTCCTGCCCAATGCCCTGCTCCTGGACTACCTCCGGCGCTACACCGAGCACTTCGGCCTGCGGGAGCACATCAGATTTGGG AGCACCGTTGTCAGCATCCGTAAGCGCCCCGACTTTGCCACCACGGGCCAGTGGGAAGTGGTCACGGAGGCAGGGGGGAAGCAGACATCATATGTCTTTGATGCTGTTATGGTTTGCAGCGGCAGTTTCTCGGAGCCATCCCTCCCCCTGCAGTGTTTTCCCG GCATCGAGAGGTTCCGAGGGCAGCGCTTCCACAGCAGGCAGTACAAGCATCCTGACGTGTTCCAGGGCAAGCGTGTCCTCGTGGTGGGCATGGGCAACACAGGAGTGGACATCGCCGTGGAGGCCAGTCGTGTCGCTGCAAAG GTGACCATCAGCACCACTCGAGGAGCCTGGCTGCTCAGCCGTGTGTCTGAGCACGGCTACCCCTGGGATATGATTTTAAACACTCGCCTCATGACCCTGATCAAAACCAAACTCCCCGCACCCCTTTCATGGCGGTTGATTAATTACAAGGTGAACCAGTGGTTCAACCACGAAAACTATGGCCTTCAGCCAGAGAACAG CTGGCTGGTGCGGGAGCCCTTGGTGAACGACGAGCTCCCGAGCTACATCCTGACAGGCAGGATCACCATCAGGCCGGGGGTGAAGGAGTTCAAGGACAGCTCAGTCCTGTTCCACAACTGCCCTGAGGAGGAGCCCATCGATGTCGTTGTCTTCAGCACGGGCTACAccatctccttccccttcctggaAGAATCCATCATCAGGGTGGAGAACAAGCACATGTCCCTCTACAAATACGTGTTCCCACCCCGGCTGCAGAAGCCCACCCTGGCTGTCCTTGGGGTGATTAAGCCCTTTGGAGCCATCATGCCCGTGGCAGAGATGCAGGCACGCTGGGTGAGCCGTGTCTTCAAAGGTAGGGCAGCGAAG gCTTGTGTCAGTTGCCTCCCCAGGCTGTCATGGAGAAGGAAGTaa